One segment of Bacteroides caecimuris DNA contains the following:
- a CDS encoding MlaD family protein, whose translation MKYITKEVRIGITGIIALCVLIYGINWLKGIHMFQPSSYFYAKFENVNGLTKSSPVFADGVRVGIVRDIYYDYAKPGNVVVQVELDTELRIPKGSSAELVSELMGGVRMNILLANNPREKYAVGDTIPGTLNNGMMESAAKLIPKVEEMLPKLDSILISLNNILGDKSIPATLHSIEKTTANLAVVSSQVKGLMSNDIPQLTSKLNTIGDNFVAISGNLKEIDYAATFKKIDETLANVKILTEKLNSKDNTIGLLFNDPTLYNNLNATTENAASLLEDLKEHPKRYVHFSLFGKKDK comes from the coding sequence ATGAAGTACATTACAAAAGAAGTCAGAATAGGTATTACAGGCATCATTGCACTATGTGTGCTTATATATGGAATTAACTGGCTGAAAGGTATACACATGTTTCAACCTTCCAGCTATTTCTATGCCAAATTTGAAAATGTAAACGGACTCACCAAATCAAGCCCGGTATTTGCCGATGGTGTTCGAGTAGGTATCGTACGTGACATCTATTATGATTATGCCAAACCCGGAAATGTAGTTGTCCAAGTGGAACTGGACACGGAACTGCGGATTCCCAAAGGAAGTAGCGCCGAGCTTGTATCCGAACTTATGGGAGGCGTACGCATGAATATTCTTCTGGCAAACAACCCGCGCGAAAAATATGCCGTAGGAGATACGATCCCCGGCACGCTGAACAACGGAATGATGGAAAGCGCGGCGAAACTGATCCCAAAGGTAGAAGAAATGCTTCCGAAACTGGATTCTATCCTCATCTCTCTGAACAATATATTAGGAGACAAGAGCATCCCTGCCACCCTGCACTCGATAGAGAAGACAACCGCCAACCTGGCAGTAGTCAGTTCGCAGGTAAAAGGGCTCATGAGTAATGACATACCTCAACTCACCAGTAAACTGAACACCATCGGAGACAACTTCGTTGCCATCAGCGGAAATTTGAAAGAAATAGACTATGCAGCCACTTTCAAAAAAATAGACGAAACGCTGGCTAACGTAAAAATACTTACAGAAAAATTAAACAGCAAAGATAACACAATCGGACTGCTCTTCAACGACCCCACTTTATACAATAATCTGAATGCTACAACTGAAAATGCAGCCAGCTTATTAGAAGACTTGAAAGAGCATCCGAAACGGTACGTTCACTTCTCATTATTCGGCAAGAAAGACAAGTAG
- the dnaA gene encoding chromosomal replication initiator protein DnaA, whose product MIESNHVVLWNRCLDIIKDNVPETTYNTWFAPIVPLKYEDKTLILQIPSQFFYEILEERFVDLIRKTLYKVIGEGTKLMYNVMVDKTSIPNQTVNLEASNRSTAVTPKSIIGGNKAPSFLQAPAVQDLDPHLNPNYNFENFIEGYSNKLSRSVAEAVAQKPGGTAFNPLFLYGASGVGKTHLANAIGTKIKEIYPEKRVLYVSAHLFQVQYTDSVRNNTTNDFINFYQTIDVLIIDDIQEFAGVTKTQNNFFHIFNHLHQNGKQLILTSDRAPVLLQGIEERLLTRFKWGMVAELEKPTVELRKNILRNKIHRDGLQFPEEVIDYIAENVNESVRDLEGIVIAIMARSTIFNKEIDLDLAQHIVHGVVHNETKAVTIDDILKVVCKHFDLEPSAIHTKSRKREVVQARQIAMYLAKNHTDFSTSKIGKFIGNKDHATVLHACKTVKGQLEVDKSFSAEVQEIESLLKKRN is encoded by the coding sequence ATGATTGAATCAAATCATGTCGTACTTTGGAACCGCTGTCTTGACATCATTAAAGACAATGTTCCCGAGACGACATATAATACTTGGTTTGCCCCTATTGTCCCATTGAAATATGAGGACAAAACGTTGATCTTACAGATCCCGAGCCAGTTTTTCTATGAAATACTGGAAGAGAGATTTGTAGATCTTATACGTAAGACATTATATAAGGTCATTGGCGAAGGAACCAAGTTGATGTACAACGTCATGGTGGACAAGACTTCGATTCCGAATCAAACCGTGAATCTTGAAGCAAGCAATCGTTCTACAGCTGTTACCCCAAAAAGCATAATCGGAGGAAACAAAGCTCCCAGCTTCCTACAGGCGCCTGCCGTTCAGGATTTGGACCCGCATTTGAATCCCAATTATAATTTTGAAAACTTCATTGAAGGATACAGCAATAAACTTTCAAGAAGCGTAGCGGAAGCCGTAGCACAAAAACCGGGAGGCACCGCTTTCAACCCGTTATTCCTTTATGGAGCATCCGGAGTGGGAAAAACGCACCTGGCAAACGCAATAGGCACGAAAATTAAAGAGATTTATCCTGAAAAAAGAGTATTGTATGTTTCGGCACATTTGTTCCAAGTACAATATACGGATTCAGTACGTAATAACACAACCAACGACTTTATCAACTTTTACCAGACGATCGATGTATTAATCATTGATGATATTCAGGAATTTGCCGGAGTCACTAAGACACAGAATAATTTCTTCCATATCTTCAATCATTTACATCAGAACGGCAAACAGCTCATATTAACTTCAGACCGTGCTCCTGTATTGCTGCAAGGTATTGAAGAACGCCTCCTGACCCGTTTCAAATGGGGAATGGTAGCCGAGCTTGAAAAGCCGACGGTAGAACTTCGCAAAAACATTCTGCGCAATAAAATACATCGCGACGGATTACAGTTCCCGGAAGAAGTTATCGATTATATTGCCGAAAATGTGAATGAAAGTGTACGTGACCTAGAAGGTATTGTCATCGCCATCATGGCTCGTTCCACTATTTTCAATAAAGAAATAGATTTGGATTTAGCACAACACATTGTGCATGGCGTGGTTCATAACGAAACAAAAGCTGTTACCATCGATGATATCCTCAAAGTGGTGTGCAAGCATTTCGATCTGGAACCGTCTGCCATACATACAAAATCCAGAAAAAGAGAAGTCGTTCAAGCACGACAGATCGCCATGTATCTAGCTAAAAACCACACTGACTTTTCAACTTCTAAGATAGGTAAGTTTATCGGTAACAAAGACCATGCAACGGTACTTCACGCCTGCAAAACTGTAAAAGGACAATTGGAGGTGGACAAAAGTTTTAGTGCAGAAGTACAGGAAATAGAATCGTTACTGAAGAAGAGAAACTGA
- a CDS encoding NADPH-dependent oxidoreductase — protein sequence MFETVKNRRTIRKYLPEDINPNLLNDLLETSFRASTMGGMQLYSVIVTRDAEMKEKLSPAHFNQPMVKNAPVVLTFCADFRRFSKWCEQRKAVPSYDNLMSFMNASMDTLLVAQTFCTLAEEVGLGICYLGTTTYNPQMIIDTLQLPELVFPLTTITVGYPDGIPAQVDRLPLEAAVHDEKYHDYTPEEIDKLYAYKESLPENKQFIEDNKKETLAQVFTDVRYTKKDNEFMSENLLKVLRQQGFF from the coding sequence ATGTTTGAAACCGTAAAAAACAGAAGAACTATCCGGAAATATCTACCTGAAGATATAAATCCGAATTTGTTAAATGATTTGCTTGAAACCTCTTTCCGTGCTTCTACGATGGGTGGGATGCAACTTTATAGTGTGATTGTGACCCGGGATGCGGAAATGAAGGAGAAACTTTCGCCTGCTCATTTCAATCAGCCGATGGTAAAAAATGCTCCGGTCGTATTGACTTTTTGTGCTGATTTCCGTCGTTTCAGCAAATGGTGTGAACAGCGGAAAGCTGTGCCGAGCTACGATAATTTAATGTCTTTTATGAATGCATCTATGGATACTTTGCTTGTTGCGCAGACTTTTTGTACGCTGGCAGAAGAAGTAGGACTCGGCATTTGTTATTTGGGAACTACCACTTATAATCCTCAAATGATTATTGATACCCTCCAACTCCCCGAACTGGTATTCCCTCTCACCACAATAACGGTAGGCTATCCGGATGGTATTCCCGCACAAGTAGACCGCTTGCCTTTGGAAGCTGCCGTGCACGATGAAAAATATCACGACTATACACCGGAAGAAATAGATAAACTCTATGCCTACAAAGAATCATTGCCGGAAAACAAGCAGTTTATCGAAGATAATAAAAAAGAAACACTAGCCCAGGTCTTTACGGATGTGCGTTACACAAAGAAAGATAACGAATTTATGTCCGAAAACCTATTGAAAGTACTTCGCCAACAAGGATTCTTTTAA
- a CDS encoding bile acid:sodium symporter family protein has translation MIAFFLKSPLLCASKLKCTTMLKFLKNWTLPIAMLVGAIGYPLFISFSFLTPYLIFTMLLLTFCKVSPRDLKPKPLHAWLLLIQIGGALAAYLLLYRFDKIVAEGVMVCIICPTATAAAVITSKLGGSAASLTTYTLLANIGAAIAVPVLFPLVEVHPDVGFWQAFFVILSKVFPLLICPFLLAWLLSKCLPRVHQKLLGYHELAFYLWAVSLAIVTAQTLYSLLNDSADRFTEIMIAVGALVACCLQFFLGKTIGSVYNDRISGGQALGQKNTILAIWMAHTYLNPLSAVAPGSYVLWQNIINSWQLWKKRKNEIK, from the coding sequence ATGATAGCTTTTTTCCTGAAATCTCCGTTACTTTGCGCTTCGAAGTTAAAATGTACGACGATGCTTAAGTTTTTGAAGAATTGGACGTTACCTATTGCTATGTTGGTAGGTGCTATAGGTTATCCGCTGTTCATCAGCTTTTCTTTTCTGACTCCCTATCTTATTTTTACGATGTTGCTGCTGACTTTCTGTAAAGTGTCTCCACGTGACTTGAAGCCGAAACCTCTCCATGCATGGCTGTTGCTTATTCAGATTGGCGGTGCGTTGGCGGCTTACCTATTGCTTTACCGGTTCGATAAGATTGTAGCGGAAGGAGTGATGGTTTGCATTATTTGCCCGACGGCTACGGCTGCTGCGGTGATTACTTCCAAGTTGGGGGGCAGTGCGGCGAGTCTGACTACTTATACGTTGCTCGCTAATATCGGAGCAGCCATTGCCGTACCCGTTCTTTTTCCTTTAGTGGAGGTACATCCCGATGTCGGATTCTGGCAAGCGTTCTTCGTTATTTTGAGTAAAGTATTCCCGTTGCTGATTTGCCCGTTCCTGCTTGCATGGCTGTTGAGTAAATGTTTGCCGAGAGTTCATCAGAAACTATTAGGTTATCACGAACTTGCTTTCTACTTGTGGGCTGTTTCGTTAGCCATCGTTACGGCTCAGACTTTGTATTCATTACTCAATGATTCAGCTGACAGGTTTACTGAAATCATGATTGCCGTCGGAGCTTTGGTAGCTTGTTGTTTGCAGTTCTTTTTAGGAAAAACTATCGGCTCCGTCTATAACGACCGCATCAGTGGCGGTCAGGCGTTGGGGCAGAAGAATACGATTCTGGCTATTTGGATGGCTCACACCTATCTCAATCCGTTGTCCGCTGTTGCGCCAGGCTCGTATGTGTTGTGGCAGAATATCATTAATTCGTGGCAGTTGTGGAAGAAGAGAAAGAATGAGATAAAATAA
- a CDS encoding putative LPS assembly protein LptD has protein sequence MAPLKAKILISFILLIVLLMLPDEATSQRRRRGMIASNTAKTDSLQGNDSLKADTVTVRIDSIAPVKKKQPLDAPVVYESNDSTVFTLGGAATLYGSGKVNYQNIELAAEVISMNLDSSTVHAYGIKDTTGVEKGKPVFKEGDTSYDTETIRYNFKTKKAGITDIVTQQGEGYVTGSKAKKGTNDEIFMEQGRYTTCDHHDHPHFYMQLTRAKVRPKKNVVTGPAYLVVEDVPLPLAVPFFFFPFSSSYSSGFIMPTYMDDSSRGFGLAEGGYYFAMSDIMDLKITGDIFTKGSWRLSGLTNYNRRYKYSGTLQADYQVTKTGDKGMPDYAVAKDFKIVWNHRQDAKASPNSTFSASVNFSTSSYERSNINNLYNSQLLTQNTKTSSISYSRSFPDIGLTLSGTTNIAQTMCDSSIAVTLPDLNITLSRLFPFKRKKAAGAERWYEKISLSYTGRLTNSIRTKDDRLFKAGLSEWENAMNHNIPISATFTLFKYLQVSPSVNYTERWYTRKINQQYNEVEHKLEALPGDTLNGFYRVSNYSASLSLSTKLYGMYKPLFAKKKEIQIRHVFTPQISLSGAPGFSKYWEEYTDYNGNTQYYSPFTRQPYGVPSREGSGTVTFSISNNLEMKYYDAKKDTLKKVSLIDELGANMSYNMAAKERPWSDLSMNIRLKLTKNYTFNMNASFATYAYTFDKSGNVVTSNRTEWSYGRFGRFQGYGSSFNYTFNNDTWKKWFGPKEDEQGKDKKSEDGEDEDADGTEGDGTTPKKVEKAQADSDGYQVFKMPWSLSLSYSFNIREDRSKPINRYSMRYPYTYTHNINANGNIKISNNWSLSFNSGYDFQAKEITQTSCTISRDLHCFNLSASLSPFGRWKYYNVTIRANASILQDLKYEQRSQTQSNIQWY, from the coding sequence ATGGCGCCATTGAAAGCAAAAATACTTATATCATTCATACTGCTGATTGTCTTACTGATGCTTCCCGATGAGGCTACGTCTCAACGTCGAAGAAGAGGAATGATTGCCTCCAATACCGCGAAAACGGATTCCCTTCAGGGAAATGATTCGTTGAAAGCAGATACGGTAACGGTACGCATTGATTCTATCGCACCGGTAAAGAAGAAACAACCGCTCGATGCACCGGTTGTTTATGAATCTAACGACTCCACTGTCTTTACTTTGGGAGGAGCTGCTACGCTTTATGGTAGCGGAAAAGTGAATTATCAGAACATCGAACTGGCCGCGGAAGTTATTTCGATGAATCTGGATAGTAGTACTGTGCATGCTTATGGTATCAAGGATACTACCGGAGTGGAAAAAGGTAAACCGGTATTTAAAGAAGGAGATACCTCGTATGATACGGAAACAATCCGATATAACTTTAAAACCAAGAAAGCGGGAATTACCGATATCGTCACCCAGCAGGGAGAAGGATATGTGACCGGAAGCAAGGCGAAGAAAGGGACCAATGATGAAATTTTCATGGAGCAGGGACGTTATACAACCTGCGATCATCACGACCATCCCCACTTCTATATGCAGCTGACGAGAGCTAAAGTGCGCCCTAAAAAGAATGTGGTGACAGGTCCTGCCTATTTGGTCGTGGAAGATGTGCCTCTGCCGTTGGCTGTACCGTTCTTCTTCTTCCCATTTTCCAGCAGTTACTCTTCCGGTTTCATTATGCCGACTTATATGGACGACTCCAGCCGTGGTTTCGGCTTGGCGGAAGGAGGATATTACTTTGCCATGAGTGATATCATGGACTTGAAAATAACGGGGGATATCTTCACGAAAGGTTCATGGAGACTGTCCGGATTGACAAACTATAATAGACGTTATAAATATTCTGGTACACTGCAAGCGGATTATCAGGTCACCAAGACGGGAGATAAAGGGATGCCGGACTATGCAGTTGCTAAGGATTTTAAGATAGTATGGAACCATCGTCAGGATGCCAAAGCCAGTCCGAACAGCACATTCTCCGCTAGTGTGAACTTCTCAACCAGTAGTTACGAACGTTCCAATATCAACAACCTCTATAACTCCCAGTTGTTGACTCAGAATACCAAAACATCAAGTATCAGTTACTCGCGAAGTTTCCCCGATATCGGTTTGACGCTGTCCGGAACGACCAATATCGCCCAGACAATGTGTGACTCTTCGATTGCAGTGACATTACCCGACCTTAATATTACATTAAGCCGTCTGTTCCCGTTCAAACGTAAGAAAGCGGCAGGTGCCGAACGTTGGTATGAGAAGATTTCTCTTAGCTATACCGGACGTCTGACAAACAGTATCCGTACGAAGGATGACCGTTTATTCAAAGCCGGACTGAGCGAATGGGAAAATGCAATGAATCATAATATTCCTATCAGCGCTACTTTCACGCTGTTCAAATATTTACAGGTTTCACCTTCGGTCAATTATACGGAACGCTGGTATACTCGTAAGATTAATCAGCAATACAATGAGGTAGAGCATAAATTGGAAGCATTGCCGGGTGATACGCTGAATGGCTTTTACCGGGTATCCAATTATTCGGCAAGTTTGAGTTTGAGTACGAAACTATATGGTATGTACAAACCTCTTTTTGCTAAGAAGAAAGAAATACAGATTCGTCATGTATTCACGCCGCAGATAAGTCTTAGCGGTGCTCCGGGATTCAGCAAATACTGGGAAGAATATACAGATTATAATGGCAATACGCAATATTATTCCCCTTTCACGAGGCAACCTTATGGAGTGCCTTCGCGTGAAGGATCGGGAACAGTCACCTTCTCTATCTCAAATAATTTGGAGATGAAGTATTACGATGCCAAAAAAGATACGCTTAAAAAAGTCAGTCTGATTGATGAATTGGGAGCGAACATGTCCTATAATATGGCTGCCAAAGAGAGGCCATGGAGTGATTTAAGTATGAACATCCGTTTGAAACTGACGAAAAATTATACTTTCAACATGAATGCATCGTTTGCTACGTATGCCTATACATTCGATAAAAGCGGTAATGTAGTGACTAGTAATCGTACAGAATGGTCGTATGGACGTTTCGGACGTTTCCAAGGATATGGCTCTTCTTTCAACTATACCTTTAATAATGACACCTGGAAGAAATGGTTCGGTCCGAAAGAGGATGAACAAGGCAAGGATAAGAAGTCGGAGGATGGAGAGGATGAAGATGCTGACGGAACGGAAGGAGATGGCACTACGCCTAAGAAGGTAGAGAAAGCACAAGCTGACTCGGATGGCTATCAGGTGTTTAAGATGCCTTGGTCGTTGAGTCTTAGCTATTCGTTTAATATCCGTGAAGATAGGTCTAAGCCTATTAACCGCTATTCCATGCGATATCCTTATACGTATACGCATAACATTAATGCAAACGGAAATATAAAGATTTCTAACAACTGGTCGCTCTCGTTCAACTCCGGTTATGATTTTCAGGCAAAAGAGATTACGCAGACTTCTTGTACAATCTCCCGTGACTTGCACTGTTTCAACCTGTCCGCCAGCCTTTCTCCTTTCGGACGTTGGAAATATTACAATGTTACCATCCGTGCGAATGCAAGCATCTTGCAAGACTTGAAGTATGAGCAGAGAAGCCAGACGCAAAGTAACATTCAGTGGTACTAG
- a CDS encoding HDIG domain-containing metalloprotein encodes MNPYEIIDKYYSENTQQRQILVIHSLAVAGKAMKMLDAHPELRLNRSFVKEAALLHDIGIFQTDAPAIQCFGTHPYIAHGYLGAEILRAEGFPQHALVCERHTGAGLSLEDIIAQQLPVPHREMLPITLEEQLICFADKFFSKTHLDEEKTVEKARQSIAKYGEEGLSRFDRWCSLFL; translated from the coding sequence ATGAATCCATACGAAATCATTGATAAATATTATTCGGAGAATACGCAGCAGAGACAAATCTTAGTAATACATAGTCTGGCTGTGGCCGGAAAAGCAATGAAAATGCTGGATGCTCATCCCGAATTGCGTTTAAACCGGAGTTTTGTGAAAGAAGCCGCTCTGTTGCATGATATTGGTATTTTTCAGACGGACGCTCCAGCCATTCAGTGCTTTGGCACTCATCCTTATATCGCGCACGGATATTTGGGAGCCGAAATCTTGCGGGCGGAAGGTTTCCCTCAACATGCATTGGTGTGCGAACGTCATACGGGAGCCGGACTTTCGTTGGAGGATATCATTGCCCAGCAACTTCCCGTTCCTCATCGCGAGATGCTGCCCATCACCCTAGAAGAGCAATTGATTTGCTTTGCAGATAAATTCTTTTCTAAAACCCATTTGGATGAAGAGAAAACAGTGGAGAAAGCACGGCAAAGCATTGCAAAATATGGTGAAGAAGGTCTGAGTCGCTTTGATAGATGGTGTTCTCTCTTTTTATAG
- a CDS encoding exo-beta-N-acetylmuramidase NamZ domain-containing protein: MRNRLSLILYFLFIALFPECVSGKVATGAERFEQYLPFIRGKRVGMVVNHTSVVGTKQTHLLDTLLKQNINVIKVFAPEHGFRGNADAGETVKDGKDSHTGVPIVSLYGNNKKPTAAQLKDIDIILFDIQDVGARFYTYISTMYYVMEACAENNKEMIVLDRPNPCDYVEGPILKPAYRSFVGMLPIPVLHGCTIGELAQMINGEGWIANKKKPCPLRIIPMTGWKHGEPYSLPIKPSPNLPNDQSIRLYASLCPFEATRVSVGRGTTFPFQVLGAPNKKYGDFTFTPRSLPGFDKNPMHKNVACYGEDLRNADDVNGFTLRYFLHFYRLSGEGTAFFSHARWFDLLLGTDSVRKAILRGDSEEKIRNSWQKELQDYKEMRTKYLLYE, translated from the coding sequence ATGAGAAATAGACTTTCCCTTATTCTTTATTTTCTATTTATCGCGCTCTTTCCCGAGTGTGTCAGCGGCAAAGTTGCTACAGGTGCCGAACGCTTCGAACAATACCTGCCGTTTATCCGGGGGAAACGTGTCGGAATGGTTGTAAACCACACTTCTGTTGTCGGGACGAAGCAGACTCACTTGCTCGATACCCTACTGAAGCAAAACATCAACGTAATCAAAGTATTTGCCCCCGAACATGGATTCCGGGGAAATGCAGATGCGGGGGAGACTGTGAAAGACGGAAAAGATTCGCACACCGGAGTTCCCATCGTTTCCCTTTACGGCAACAACAAAAAGCCGACTGCCGCCCAACTAAAAGACATCGACATTATCTTATTTGATATTCAGGATGTGGGAGCACGCTTCTATACTTATATCAGTACGATGTATTATGTGATGGAAGCCTGCGCAGAAAATAACAAGGAGATGATTGTACTGGACCGTCCCAATCCATGTGATTACGTAGAAGGGCCAATACTGAAACCGGCTTACCGAAGTTTTGTCGGCATGCTACCTATCCCGGTGCTTCACGGATGCACCATCGGCGAACTGGCACAAATGATAAACGGGGAAGGATGGATTGCCAACAAGAAAAAACCTTGCCCATTAAGGATAATCCCAATGACCGGATGGAAACACGGAGAACCTTATTCACTTCCCATAAAACCCTCTCCTAATCTACCGAATGACCAGTCCATCCGCCTGTACGCCTCGCTTTGCCCTTTCGAAGCAACCCGTGTCAGCGTAGGCCGAGGAACTACATTTCCTTTTCAAGTACTGGGGGCACCCAACAAGAAATATGGAGATTTTACTTTTACTCCCCGCTCTCTCCCCGGCTTTGACAAAAATCCGATGCACAAGAATGTTGCTTGCTATGGAGAAGACCTTAGGAACGCGGACGACGTGAACGGATTTACGCTCCGCTACTTCCTGCATTTCTACCGTTTGTCCGGTGAAGGCACAGCTTTCTTCTCCCACGCCCGATGGTTTGATTTGCTTTTAGGTACAGATAGTGTACGCAAAGCTATCCTTAGAGGGGATTCGGAAGAAAAAATAAGAAATAGCTGGCAAAAGGAATTACAGGATTACAAAGAGATGAGAACAAAATATCTTCTCTATGAGTAA
- a CDS encoding N-acetylmuramoyl-L-alanine amidase has translation MKLNRPYIVYICICLWLLFLPSCTSHLWGKDFVVVIDAGHGGHDPGAIGKTAKEKNINLNVALKVGNLIKRNCDDVKVIYTRSKDVFIPLDRRAEIANNAKADLFISIHTNALANNRTAKGASTWTLGLAKSDANLEVAKRENSVILYESDYQTRYAGFNPNSAESYIIFEFMQDKYMEQSVHLASLMQKQFRHTCKRADRGVHQAGFLVLKASAMPSILIELGFISTPEEERYLSSEAGASTMAKGIYHAFLNYKREHEIRLTGVSKTIIPTEREENDAQAIAQKDTESVTTPQQKELLAEARTKPASATKTTTNRPIASESATNDSEITFKIQILTSSKPLAKNDKRLKGLKNVDYYKEKGIYKYTYGASADYNKVLRTKRTITAQFKDAFIIAFRNGEKMNVNEAIAEFKKRRNK, from the coding sequence ATGAAACTGAATAGACCATACATAGTATATATATGCATTTGCCTCTGGCTGCTTTTTCTACCCTCATGTACCAGCCATTTATGGGGGAAGGACTTTGTAGTAGTTATTGACGCCGGACACGGCGGACATGACCCCGGCGCCATAGGCAAAACAGCCAAAGAAAAGAACATCAATCTGAACGTTGCCCTGAAAGTGGGAAACCTGATAAAAAGAAACTGCGATGACGTCAAAGTGATTTATACCCGCAGCAAAGATGTCTTCATCCCCTTAGACCGACGTGCCGAAATCGCAAATAACGCGAAGGCTGACCTCTTTATCTCCATCCATACCAACGCACTGGCAAACAACCGCACAGCCAAAGGTGCATCTACCTGGACACTGGGTCTTGCCAAATCGGACGCCAATCTGGAAGTTGCGAAACGGGAGAACTCCGTAATCCTCTACGAAAGCGATTATCAGACACGATATGCCGGCTTCAATCCGAACTCCGCAGAATCTTATATCATATTTGAATTTATGCAGGACAAGTACATGGAGCAGAGTGTGCATCTGGCTTCACTGATGCAAAAACAATTCCGCCACACCTGCAAACGGGCAGACCGCGGAGTGCATCAAGCAGGATTCCTTGTCCTGAAAGCAAGTGCCATGCCGAGCATCCTGATAGAACTGGGATTCATCTCTACTCCTGAGGAAGAACGGTATCTAAGTTCCGAAGCAGGAGCCTCAACCATGGCAAAAGGTATTTATCATGCTTTCCTGAATTATAAAAGAGAGCATGAAATACGTCTTACGGGAGTCAGCAAAACAATTATCCCTACCGAACGGGAAGAAAACGATGCTCAGGCAATTGCACAAAAAGACACGGAAAGCGTGACAACCCCTCAACAGAAGGAATTACTGGCAGAAGCCAGGACAAAACCTGCTTCGGCAACAAAAACGACAACAAACCGCCCGATTGCATCGGAAAGCGCAACCAATGACAGCGAAATTACGTTTAAGATACAGATACTCACCTCTTCCAAACCTCTTGCCAAAAACGACAAGCGGTTGAAAGGGCTGAAAAATGTGGATTATTATAAGGAAAAGGGCATATACAAATACACGTATGGAGCCTCTGCCGATTACAACAAAGTGTTGCGTACGAAACGCACCATTACGGCACAATTCAAAGACGCCTTTATCATCGCTTTCCGAAACGGGGAGAAAATGAACGTCAATGAAGCGATTGCCGAATTCAAGAAAAGAAGAAATAAATAA